gaaagacaaaagcttccacctccgagtcataggagatagagagattcatctcaaaggtccatcaagaccacttctataaagttgtggccaagaagaaggtgatccctgaggtccctttcaagctcaagaaaatgagTATcgggagatctgacatgagatccaaagaagaggttgggaagttctgaccaaccccattcatcaagtcagaatcctaatggttcaagagttctatgccaatgcatggatcaataggaaccatgatcaaagtatgaacctgaatctaaaaaattatcttacaatggttcgggggaaatacttagatttcagtctggaaaatgtgaggttggcgttcaatttgcctatgatgcaagaaaatgcacgcccctacactagaagggtcaactttgatcaaatgtTGGACTAAGTCcctatggacatatgtgtggaaggagctcaatggaaaagagactcaagaggcaagccggttcaattgagaagactgcaccttaagcctgtggctagaggatggttggagttcatccaacgctccatcatccccactagcaaccgatctgaagttactgtggatcaggccatcatgatctatagcatcatgattggagaggaagtagaagttcatgaagtcatctctcttgaattctacaaaatagccgaaaagtcctccaccatggcaaggctagcttttcctcatcttatttgccatatatgctactcagctggagttatcatagaaggagacatcctcattgaagaggacaagcccatcactaagaaaaggatggagcaaacaagagaggccatccatggatctcaagagatgcatgaggaagctcatcatcaaggaatccctgagatgcctcaagggatgcattttcctccaaataactattgggaacaactcaacatttctctagaagacttgagttataacatggaccaactaagggtggaacaccaagagcactccattattctccatgagattagagaagattaaAGAGCAATGacggaggagcaacaaaggcaaggaagagacatagaagagctcaaggacatccttggtccttcaagaagaaggcgccaccatcactaaggtggactcattccttgtttttatttctctattttttggtttttaagcttcatgtttatctatgtttgtgtctttactacatgatcattagtgtctagtaactatgtcttaaggctatgaataattccatgaatccttcacctctcttaaatgaaaaagtttctaattcaaaagaacaagaagtacatgagttttgaatttatccttgaaattagtttaattatattgatgtggtgacaatacttttattttctgaatgaatgcttgaacagtgcatatttttgatcttgttgtttatgaatattaaaattgttggctcttgaaagaatgatgaacaagagaaatgttattgatgatctgaaaaattataaaattgattcttgaagcaagaaaaagcagtgaagaacaaagcttgcgaaaaaaatagaaagaaaaagaaaaagcaagcagaaaaagtcaatagcccttaaaaccaaaaggcaagggtaaaaaagatccaagacattgagcatcaatggataggagggcccaagaaaataaaatccaggcctaaacggctaaatcaagctgtccctaaccatgtgcttgtggcatgcaggtccaagtgaaaagcttgtgactgagtggttaaagttgtgatccaaagcaaaaagattgTGCaccaaaaagagtgtgcttaagagctctggacacctctaactggggactttagcaaagctgagtcacaatctaaaaaggttcacccagtcatgtgtctgtggcatttatgtatccggtggtaatactagaaaacaaagtgcttagggccacgaccaagactcataaaagtagctgtgttcaagaatcaacaaacttaactaggagaatcaataaacaCTATctaaactctgagttcctatagatgccaatcattctaaacttcaaaggataaagtgagatgccaaaactgttcagaggcaaaaagctacaagtcccgttcatctaattagaactaatcttcattgatattttgagatttatagtatattctcttctttttatcctatttgattttcagttgcttggggacaagcaacaatttaagtttggtgttgtgatgaacggataatttatacgctttttggcattatttttaagtagtttttagtaggatctagctacttttggggatgttttcattagtttttatgctaaattcacatttctggacttcactatgagtttgtgtgtttttctgtgatttcaggtattttctggctgaaattgttgagggacctgagcaaaactctgataaggaggctgacaaaagactgttgatgctgttggattctgacctccctgcactcgaaatagattttctggagctacagaactccaaatggcacgctctcaacggcgttggaaagtagagctttccaaaaatatataatagtccatactttgttcaagTTTaaacgatgcaaactggcattcaacgccagttccatgctacattctggagtcaaacgccagaaacacgtcacaaaccagagttaaacgccaaaaatatgttacaacttggcgtttaactctaaaagaagcctctgcacgtgtaaagctcaagctcagcccaagcacacaccaagtgggccccggaagtaaatttctgcatcaattacttatttctgtaaatgcTAGTAGCtaatctagtataaataggactttttactattgtattagacatctgagattttacatctttgatcacatttaggggctggccattcggccatgcctggaccttcatcacttatgtattttcaacggtggagtttctacacaccatagattaagggtgtggagctctgctgtacctcgagttttaatgtaattactactattttctattcaattcagcttattcttgttctaagatatccgttgcacttcaacctgatggatgtgatgatgtgatgatccgtgacactcatcatcatccatccttatgaacgcgtgattgacaaccacttcagttctaccttagaacgagcgcatatctcttggattccttgatcagaatcttcgtggtataagctagaattattggcggccattcctaagaatccggaaagtctaaaccttgtctgtggtatttcgagtaggattcagggattgaatggctgtgacgagcttcaaactcgcgattgttgggcgtgataacaaacgcaaaagaatcaatgaattctattctgacatgatcgagaatcgacagatgattagctgtgctgtgacaagagcatttggaccttttttactgagaggatgggaagtagccattaacaacggtgatgccctacatacagtttgccatgaaaaggagtatgaaggattgaaagtaagaaagtagtatgttgcagagatttAACAGGGACGAagtatctccatacacttatctgaaattttcaccaatgaattacataagtatttctatctttattttatgctttatttattattattttcgaaaactccataaccatttgaatccgcctaactgagatctacaagatgaccatagcttgcttcataccaacaatctccgtgggatcgacccttactcacgtaaggtttattacttacacgacccagtgcacttgctagttagttgtatggagttgtgacaaagtgtgattcacgtttgagagcgctaccaactttttggcgccattgttgatgatcacaatttcgtgcaccacctggtaaagatcgactaggtgccttggggtacggcaggtacgtgaccaatggtcctttccaccacaacggaaataCTTATCCtctattaatttattcttcccgatatttctttctttatcccacttctggtgagattctctcttttgaatataattccttttccttccataatttttcttgctaCCAGAACCTTGctatttacctcttctggggtaatgATTGAacgcatttacttcaggaaatggggcggtGCCAGCTGGACGCATTTTATGATTCTTTAAaagcaactcattgttgcgttcaataataagaaggcaagaaattaactcagaatattttttaaactctttttctcgatactactgctgcaggagcacattcgatgCATGGAAGGTTGTgaaagttttctccaacatatcatgatcagttatctttttcccacataatttcattcatGGGGTGATTCAAAtcattgcagaattatattcattaatggatttaaaatcttgtaaatacaagtgcgtccattcatatcgggcttgaggaagtatcaccatTTTCTaatgattatacctttcttcaaagtctttccaaagatctgcaggatcttttaatgtgagatattcatttttcaatccttcatcaagatgacgatgaagaaaaatcatggctttggctttatccttctgggatgcattattttcagccctaatggtatctccaagatctatTGAATCAAGATAAATTTCAGCATCTAGtgtccatgataaataattgtttccagatatatcaagagcattaaattcaagatgagagagcttcgacataatgaaaatttgttacctgagttttcctaaaaatttgatcagagtctcgtgctgataacgtgttatgaaataaataaataaggaagatataaatataagatagagaaatataaatataaaactcTTGTATTAATGTTcactaatataattattttgatataataaaagtaacttatatattactaatataAGTAGTATTGTAtgtaaagagagagaagagtataaaagagagagagaaatattGCTCCGTAAAAGAAAGATTATTATTGTTTGCTTGTGTTTTTCTCAGAGGCAATATACCTATATTTATACATGTATAGGGGAGTCTAATTTCAACATACATTTAAGATTATTCTTCCTTGAAAAAGTAAGCTCCACATAGGAATGGACATCCACGTTCCATTCTTATCACAACAAACATAACATTTTCAATACACttttgtaaattttattatgCACTAGTGTGACACATGCATATTATAATTAAGCAACTTTTAACATGTTATCAGGAGAGTAGTCAGAAGAGATGAATGTGTCTTGTTTAATGTTATCAAAGTATGACTTGATTCATCCAGAAAgtagttttttagtttttttttgtatagtttatttgtttgttgatttgaaaataatagctAATTTGGCAAAACTTGAGTGGTTAATTCTAAAATCTTGCCAAATAAGTAATATTGCTGACATGGTATTAGTAGGAGAAGAAAGATGTCTTAAAAGTAATAGTAAACTTAtccatttatttttatatattaaaaatagatgtGAAATATAGccaagaccaaaaaaaaaaagaaaaagtcttaggaaccaaatatttttattaaaatttgaccaGCACTTAACCagtaaaagaaaagtgaataatCCCACACCATTGGatataatctcacaccattaaaaatactagtgatgactaattgatggctacaaatcacaaaaattgttGTCCCTAGCACTCTTAAAAATATGTCAAAATGTAGCTCTACATAATTTTATTCTACCAAACATGTTAAAAATGAGCTGAAGCGTAGTTTGCAAACAAAAACATCTTTCACGCTAACTGGTGGAAGAACCCACATTCAACCAAGATTTTAGTCAAATTTCTCattgtattattattgttctAACATCTGAATTCTGGCAAAATGTTCTAATCCTATATTTAGTTAACTCTATTTATTTAACATTGCAATACTCCACAAGTCAGCTCTTTGTTTAGCTCACTACCAAACTAATTTAGTCATGAAGTGTTCAAGGGAATCATGGAAACAAGATCTAAGACTGAAACAATTTAGACAGCTTCCGGATGTAGCAAGATTAACGAGACTGCAACACATTACATCGGTATTCACCCAATGCCCAGATAGGGAATATGTTTCTGTATGCAGCATAAGTAATCATGCAATTTCTGTTGAACACCCCCATGATTTCctaacaagagagaaaagaaacatTGATTTAGTTgatttcttttgctattttaacaatttaaattCAATATAGAATTCAAGATATGGGGTTTTGAAGTCAATACCTCTTGTGGAAAGTCACCATTGTCCATCTGGAAATTTATCAAATATGCGGCTGCACGGTGTAATGGTTTTGGATCTCTTTTGGCCTGTTCACACATTTACATTCCACGTGAAATATAAAACTATATGATaagacaaatgcaagataacatGAATTTGCAAAGCATTGCCATGGATTTTATATAATACATGCATCAACGCAGGTGGGATATATATAAgctatttaagttttttaaaaactatCGAAATGATAAATTGTCCTACTTTAATGAGGAATGGATTTGGTGCAATAATAAACTAATCAGTTCAAAACCATGGCAGTAGCACAAAAGTAGCAAATATTTTGCTGTATATACCTGTCCAGCAGCAATGAGAGCCAGCAAGGCCCACGATGTGTTTACGAGATGAGCCCTATTGTTTTCAAGATTTGAATACACCTGAAAGACagacattgaaaaaaaaaactataactCTCAGCCTTTAGATTCTTGAAAGTAATAGAGTATTCTAACTGAATGTTACTTATAAACAAAATGCAATACGTTATATCAAAATTGTATCAGTTTCATAAAATTCATCATCTTATACACTCCTTTCCTTCCTTCACACTTCCCAGAAAGTTATAATCTCGGCAACTTCTTTATCATGTTTATGCATGCACTACTCAAAAAAGACTCTCCCATAAGCAAATACTTAGTAgttttagggatttctaagaagaaaaataaatgatattaGCATTTAGAAGCAATAAAATTAACCTTGTTTTGACAAGACAAATAACTCTCTCCCCAGCCACCATTTGAAAGTTGCTTAGACAGCAAAAATTCACAAGCTTTGCGGATGGCTGGGCAATCACTGTAACTCTTTCCAGTAGCAATCAACCCATTTATCCCAAACCATGTGGCATAGGTGAAGCAAACTCCCCATGAACCATACCTGTTAAGCAGATTTGAGTAGTTTAGAGGTCTACTAAACTAATAGTTCCATTCATGCTAAAGCAAGAGGTCGAAACCACATGATGCATAAATCAACAATCAAATCAATAGAAAAAAACTTGAAGATAATGGTTTCTAAAATGGGAGTAGCAAACCATGAACCATCCGAAGCTTGAACGCTTTCAATATACGCAGTGGCTTTTTTAATACAACGGCTTATTTCTTCTGGGCGATGCATGGGATATAATTTCCGAAATGATGCCAATGCTTGCAGAGAGGCTGATGTACATTCCACATAACTATAGCATATAGCaaatagaaatattaaaagattcAAATGATGGGTTAAGGGATAGGGAGaggaatgcaaaaatttatattgaACAAGCATTTGATAGCTTACCAATAATCAATAACTATATCACCAAAAGTTTCCGCTGGATTTATTATCTGACAAGAGAAAGCATTCATCTAAGTGTGTATCTAATCTTAATCCAAAATCAACTTCCTAAATTTTCAGGATCAACTTGTCAGCTGTAATTCCAAAATCTAGAGGAAAGGTCAAAAAGTTTTGTTCACAAACAACAATTTCAAAGTTGTAGCTTTTGTGGCATAACTTCAAATACATGTGCTTGCCGAATTGAGAAATGAATTTTGAGCAAAGATGGCAGAGGGAGAATTGACTACATTGTAGCAGATTTTCATACTTTACTATTCACATGGTGTAATTCAAGTAGGCTAATTTCTAATTATTCATAAAAGAAAGTTACCTCCAGCCATCTATATGATCGTGTGAGTTCATATGTTGCAAAGCCACCATCTTTGTTCTGAAGCGTtgggaaaataaaattaataaatacatcTCTGGATAATAACATTGATTCTTCAAACAGATTCAACAAATTTTAAGGAAGCTATTTGCTCATGCACCATGGATCACAGTCAGACACAcaagatatttaaaataaataaaaattgatagAAGAAGTGAACAAATtaatgagaaagaaaaatttaaatagagaAAGGATACAGTATCtttacaagaaagaaaaagataacaTGAAGATCTTCTTCTTCCACCAATCTATGAATGATTTATTTTCTCAAACTATTCAAATAATCTAGCTTCATCCAAGACGAGTCTATTACCTGCAATGAGAGCACGACATTAACAGCATCGTATAGCCTCTCTACTTCGATTGGCTCACCAACAATCTTCGGTGAAATTTTGGAAAGTAATAGAGCAGCCTGAAAAGTAGCATATTTATCAATGTGGcagaataaattaaacaaatacaatttcttctacttttttcaatcaataattACTTTTAGTCCTTCAGATGTGCAATCAGATATCGGCCATCCATGATCTCTAGTTGAAAAAGGCCAAGCACCTTTGGAAATGTGACGGTACCAATAATTAAGATCACCTGGACAATCTTCTAAAACCTTTtgcaagaaaaagagaaatgttgatCAACAAGGGTGAACTGATGCAACAATAGTAATAAAAGTGTAAAAGTTACCTGTGATTTCTTAATAAACGAATGAGCTTTTTTAATAGTTTGGCCATATTCTTCAATGAGGTTAGATGAAATAATTGCTTGGACCGCAAATGCAGCATCCCATAGTTGACTTCCATTGTATCCCTGCAACAAAAATTGATTAAAAGTAAATTTCATGATGTAAGCTTTAACAAAATTTGGTTACAAGTAAATTATATGACCTTAAGAAAAGCCCAATAATGCTGCAACAATAGTTTCACATATTACTTATTTTGCACCatataaatatcaattttaCGTCCATATCATTCCTAATCATCTGTGAATATGTTCAATTACATCAAAAACATCTTCTGATCACTCTGATAAGAGAGAATAGGTTGACTAATATGTGGACCTGCATTTTCATGCCATCTTCAGCAATCCACAAATAATCATTAAGCCTTGGAAGATGCAACTTGAAGGCCTCTGAATTTGGATCTTCTATCCAACAGCAGAGCATATTCAacacctgattgagaaccatgCAAAATAACATTAACAAGATATTTAGTATTTCATTTTTATcccaaaaataaatgaataaaaactGTCAGTATTTTTGCTAATCAAGTCCCCAGTTAGCtggaaatatatatataacggGAACAATAAAAGGGTGCTCAAGCATCCACAAAAAATACAATCAACAGTTTAACACTAAATGAAAATAACACAGTAAAAGTAAATCAATATGTAACCAAAGCCTAACAATTATTTTGGTCATCAGAGAAGCAAGTTATCCAAAGATGAATAGGAGGAGATTTCTAATACCCTAATGCAAAGGGTGGGAAGTTAAGAAACAATGAATAGTTGAAGGGAAACCTTGTGACTCCTGTTCCCTAACTCCCCTCTCAATAATTACCTTGTTTACAGGACCTATGCAAATATACCGAGTATTCTCATCTTCATAGTGTATATGCTTCATTACAGTCATTAGAGCCCTTTCTCTCAACTTTTTTCCAAGCCAATGCATCATAATGGGCTCAACGACCTTGTGTAGAGTGGCCCAAAGAACATCCTGAATGAATGGATGAGGATAGTACAAGTCTTCCTGCATGAAACAAAGATAATCTTCTTGTAACGTTATCTTTGCACAATTAAATTGGTAACAATTTTAGAGAAATCAAATGCTGATTTGCAATGCCCCATTGACGGAGTTCCCAACAATCTGACACTTCCCACCTACGTTCTTTCACACAAGTttaatttaatcacaaaagGAATGAGCCTCTGCATTACTCAAGCTTCAAGCAAAGgagaatttcaaaattcaaacaatAGAGGGcactaaatatataaaaaccATTATTGCATTATCACTTATCAGGTAAAGCTTTTTTGGGAGAATCAGTTCTTTAAAATGGAAATAACATGCTATAATGGTGGTTTATAATGGCATTATTCTAAGGACAATGATAAGCATATAAGAAGTATCCTAGTAATTACTTGTTTGATAAGGGGGTGGCAAACAAAGTAGCCAATAATAATAGTGATGTAATGGTTGCCACTGTAGTTTGTAGATGGGTATTATGTGGGCATAAAGAATAGTAATCGGTTTTGCTTGGATATAAGTTCTGGTATCAATTCAATAAGATAATCAACATATGATTTTGATGAGAAAAAGAAGCCAATACGAGGAACAAAGTGCAAATTCTATTTCCATGCAATTGTTAACTACAAGAGAAAATTCTAAGTGTGGAAGCTCAAAAAGTTTTCACAACTTACAAGCATCACTAACCTTAGCACACAAGTTACGAGCTTTATCCCAGTCTATATCACGATATGGTATGTTATAGAGCTCTTTTCTCAAAGATAACACTGTTGGTGTGATTGGACCAACAAACCTCTTGCCATATAAGTAGGACATGGGCAAATAAACCATCCGGCAATGACACCACATCCTTCCTATATAGCACAAAAAATATAACTCAATGAAAAATACATATAACATTAAATAG
The Arachis duranensis cultivar V14167 chromosome 5, aradu.V14167.gnm2.J7QH, whole genome shotgun sequence genome window above contains:
- the LOC107490125 gene encoding cycloartenol synthase isoform X1; this translates as MWRLKVSDGGSPWLRTLNDHVGRQIWEFDPNLGSPEELAQIEAARKSFRENRFEHKHSADLLMRIQFAKENPISEVLPKVRVKDIEDVTEETVTRTLKRAITFHSTLQSDDGHWPGDYGGPMFLMPGLIITLSVTGALNAVLTEEHKKEICRYLYNQQNKDGGWGLHIEGPSTMFGSVLNYVVLRLLGEGPNDRGGDMEKARNWIQSHGGATYITSWGKMWLSVLGAHEWSGNNPMPPEIWLLPYLLPFHPGRMWCHCRMVYLPMSYLYGKRFVGPITPTVLSLRKELYNIPYRDIDWDKARNLCAKEDLYYPHPFIQDVLWATLHKVVEPIMMHWLGKKLRERALMTVMKHIHYEDENTRYICIGPVNKVLNMLCCWIEDPNSEAFKLHLPRLNDYLWIAEDGMKMQGYNGSQLWDAAFAVQAIISSNLIEEYGQTIKKAHSFIKKSQVLEDCPGDLNYWYRHISKGAWPFSTRDHGWPISDCTSEGLKAALLLSKISPKIVGEPIEVERLYDAVNVVLSLQNKDGGFATYELTRSYRWLEIINPAETFGDIVIDYCYVECTSASLQALASFRKLYPMHRPEEISRCIKKATAYIESVQASDGSWYGSWGVCFTYATWFGINGLIATGKSYSDCPAIRKACEFLLSKQLSNGGWGESYLSCQNKVYSNLENNRAHLVNTSWALLALIAAGQAKRDPKPLHRAAAYLINFQMDNGDFPQEEIMGVFNRNCMITYAAYRNIFPIWALGEYRCNVLQSR
- the LOC107490125 gene encoding cycloartenol synthase isoform X2; protein product: MFLMPGLIITLSVTGALNAVLTEEHKKEICRYLYNQQNKDGGWGLHIEGPSTMFGSVLNYVVLRLLGEGPNDRGGDMEKARNWIQSHGGATYITSWGKMWLSVLGAHEWSGNNPMPPEIWLLPYLLPFHPGRMWCHCRMVYLPMSYLYGKRFVGPITPTVLSLRKELYNIPYRDIDWDKARNLCAKEDLYYPHPFIQDVLWATLHKVVEPIMMHWLGKKLRERALMTVMKHIHYEDENTRYICIGPVNKVLNMLCCWIEDPNSEAFKLHLPRLNDYLWIAEDGMKMQGYNGSQLWDAAFAVQAIISSNLIEEYGQTIKKAHSFIKKSQVLEDCPGDLNYWYRHISKGAWPFSTRDHGWPISDCTSEGLKAALLLSKISPKIVGEPIEVERLYDAVNVVLSLQNKDGGFATYELTRSYRWLEIINPAETFGDIVIDYCYVECTSASLQALASFRKLYPMHRPEEISRCIKKATAYIESVQASDGSWYGSWGVCFTYATWFGINGLIATGKSYSDCPAIRKACEFLLSKQLSNGGWGESYLSCQNKVYSNLENNRAHLVNTSWALLALIAAGQAKRDPKPLHRAAAYLINFQMDNGDFPQEEIMGVFNRNCMITYAAYRNIFPIWALGEYRCNVLQSR